CACCGACTGCGATCCCGGCCGGGCTCTCGAGATCGCCCGCGACCGCCTCGACGTCCTCGCGGAGACCGCCGACGAGCGGACCCACCCCGGGGTAGTCGTCGCCGACCACGATCCCGACGAGGCGCCGGAGACGGTGAGTCGGTTCGCCCGACGGGCGATCCGAACGCACCTTGAACGGACCGACGCGACGGCGCTGATCGATCGTCACGACTACCGGTCGTGGCACGCGGGCAACGGTCGCGGCCGCATCGGCGCCCTGGCCGCGATCGGCGCCTGGCGCGAACTCGCAGACTGGACTTACGAACACATCTCCTATCGGGACTCCGATCGGTGGGGAACGACCCGCGAAGTCGACGCCGAGAGCGTCTTCACCGCGGCTGACCGGGGTTACCCCGAGGTCTGGGATACCGTCGATCGCGAGGAGGGAGAGACGGTCTGCGTTCCACACGCGCCGGGCCCGATCCTGTACGGGATCAGGGGCGACGATCCCGACGCGGTCCGGGAGGTCGGCGATCGGATCGAGAGCGAGCCCGTCGACGCGAGCCAGCTGTTCGTCACCAACCAGGGGACCGATGTCCACCTTCGGGAGGGTCGACTCGCGGACGTTCGGGACGGACGGGCCTACCGTCTCGACGGCCGGATCGCGAGCGAGCCCGAGACGGTCCGAGGCGGGCACGTGTTCGTGACCCTCGAGGCGACGGACGACGACGAGAACGGCGAGTCGCTGACCCTCGAGTGTGCGGCCTTCGAGCCGACCAAGCGGTTCCGCGACCGCGTCCGGGCGCTGCGGGTCGGCGACCGACTCACCGTCTGCGGCGAGGTCTCGCGGGGAACGCTCAAGCTCGAGAAGTTCGCCGTCCGTGCACTGGTCACCACCGAGCGGGTCACGCCGACCTGTCCCGACTGTGGACGAACGATGAAAAGCGCGGGCCGAGACCAGGGGTATCGCTGCCGTGACTGTGAGACGAGCAGCGCGGGGAAAGAACGGGTGCCGCTCGAGCGCGAACTCGAGAAAGGCTGGTACGAGGTGCCGCCCTGTGCGCGCCGTCACGTCGCGAAACCGCTGGTTCGAGGCGGGTTCGACGCGCCGATCCATCCCGAGCGGTAGCCGCGACGGGCGTCCTCGGGGCGCCTACTCGACCGCGATCCCGCGTCGAGTGAGGAACTCGCTGACGTCCTTGATCTCGACCGGACTGCCGACGATCCGACAGCGGTCCTCGTCCTCCGGAACCACGGTAACGGTAAACTCCTCGTCGAGTCGTGGCTCGATGGACTCGACCGTCTCGCGGGGGAGCACGATCTGGGTACTATCGCGCAACTGCGACGGTTCCGGCATTGATTGGCCGGAGCTACTGCCGC
This genomic window from Natronococcus occultus SP4 contains:
- a CDS encoding tRNA(Ile)(2)-agmatinylcytidine synthase, with translation MTVVGLDDTDSRERGMCTTYVARTIAVRLERAGASVSRLVLVRLNPAVEYKTRGNAALAIHTDCDPGRALEIARDRLDVLAETADERTHPGVVVADHDPDEAPETVSRFARRAIRTHLERTDATALIDRHDYRSWHAGNGRGRIGALAAIGAWRELADWTYEHISYRDSDRWGTTREVDAESVFTAADRGYPEVWDTVDREEGETVCVPHAPGPILYGIRGDDPDAVREVGDRIESEPVDASQLFVTNQGTDVHLREGRLADVRDGRAYRLDGRIASEPETVRGGHVFVTLEATDDDENGESLTLECAAFEPTKRFRDRVRALRVGDRLTVCGEVSRGTLKLEKFAVRALVTTERVTPTCPDCGRTMKSAGRDQGYRCRDCETSSAGKERVPLERELEKGWYEVPPCARRHVAKPLVRGGFDAPIHPER
- a CDS encoding VNG_1110C family protein; the protein is MPEPSQLRDSTQIVLPRETVESIEPRLDEEFTVTVVPEDEDRCRIVGSPVEIKDVSEFLTRRGIAVE